A region of uncultured Carboxylicivirga sp. DNA encodes the following proteins:
- a CDS encoding Fe-S cluster domain-containing protein: MNVVLITIISLGALGTLSAIILYFVAQKFKVFEDPRIDQVEEVLPAANCGGCGFPGCRAFAEALVKADDISNLNCPVGGADTMSAAAGILGKEVAAAAPMVAVVRCNGTCDNRPKTSKYDGASSCTIASSLYGGDTGCSYGCLGLGECVDACNFNAMYMDEKTGLPVIIEDNCVSCGACVTACPKNIIELRKKGPKSRRIYVSCVNKDKGAPAKKACSAACIGCGKCVKACPFEAITLENNLAYIDYEKCKLCRKCVDVCPTNAITELNFPPKKPKVETAEAAE, encoded by the coding sequence ATGAATGTTGTTCTGATAACTATAATCTCACTTGGTGCATTAGGAACTTTGTCGGCCATAATATTATACTTTGTGGCTCAAAAATTCAAGGTTTTTGAAGATCCCAGGATTGACCAGGTTGAAGAGGTTTTGCCCGCTGCCAATTGTGGTGGATGTGGATTCCCGGGCTGTAGAGCTTTTGCAGAAGCATTGGTGAAGGCCGATGACATTTCGAATCTTAATTGTCCGGTTGGTGGAGCTGATACCATGAGTGCTGCTGCCGGTATTTTAGGAAAAGAAGTTGCTGCTGCTGCCCCAATGGTTGCTGTTGTTCGATGTAACGGTACGTGCGATAACCGTCCGAAGACTTCGAAATACGATGGTGCTTCATCCTGTACCATTGCTTCTTCGTTGTACGGCGGTGATACTGGTTGTTCCTATGGTTGCCTTGGTTTGGGTGAATGTGTGGATGCCTGTAATTTTAATGCCATGTACATGGATGAAAAAACAGGTCTTCCGGTCATTATCGAAGACAATTGCGTGTCATGTGGAGCTTGTGTTACAGCTTGTCCTAAAAACATTATTGAATTACGTAAAAAAGGACCTAAGAGCCGACGCATCTATGTTTCATGTGTTAATAAGGACAAGGGAGCACCGGCTAAAAAAGCTTGTTCAGCAGCTTGTATTGGTTGCGGAAAATGTGTTAAGGCATGTCCTTTCGAAGCAATTACCTTGGAAAACAATCTTGCATACATCGATTACGAAAAATGTAAGTTATGTCGCAAGTGTGTGGATGTTTGTCCTACCAATGCCATTACTGAACTGAATTTTCCACCTAAGAAACCTAAGGTAGAAACTGCAGAAGCAGCAGAATAG
- a CDS encoding PocR ligand-binding domain-containing protein, with the protein MSKILNCEQVAMSSFEATVVFDRNTNKVVYMNNRARQLFNLNEIPLDEIRIRNFCSRADRFNEKSAIELFASINTNYSQKYDWPVRLGNIRWLSAFISIYIENENEFIVVTYRDNTEEKESLMKLDSIIGFRDMLDNLLSYNTIVAADKIPWLIDNSLAMVGNFFHCDRSYVFQYSEDLRLHSNINEWCAHGIEPYINELQNIPSNKFAYLSRHLLNKEIVCLNDVNELPDEAKNEREEFAKEGIQSILLIPFIEGEEVIGFVGLDHVRTSKIWTAVEISNLKLLARAFANMLLRQRKERRIKEQEEMYKTWFMAANDSIAIFKHGVCIDANPKLLKDLNCSRDYLVNKSLVELSATTQSNEKSPTYINVYHQNALEGAPQFFEWILRRQDGSDFEVEISLNRFSDKGTAHTIAIFRDISGHNQLVSNILASDSHDISLEVQKKRLNEGELSILELFDIDQLQKLQDAFSFATGISSLITDTKGNPITKMSFSNEICKKVRSSEEGDKMCQQSGRELGQMAAEQLKPVSKSCSSCGFIDAAAPIIIDGHHLGNWAIGQVRPKELQIENVKKYTRQLGISDQFIEKEFANLVEVTPLQFDRTLKLLNVLSKELSILGYNNLKLAKSIQNHVALEKKLRMAKQKAEESDRLKSAFLANLSHEIRTPMNGIVGFAELLQYEGLTPDDRKEYIRLIHQSSRQLLNIINDIIDISKIESGQIEVHSGFFDLNSVFISLESLFMPNADAKKIKLQFVNDESDEMEVFSDEVKFRQVLTNLISNAIKFTTFGHVEFGYESLENNKVRIFVRDSGVGIDADNVDFIFDRFWQAKDADVKKGGTGLGLAITKAYVELLGGHIHVESKVDEGTEFSFVLPRVLS; encoded by the coding sequence ATGAGTAAAATATTAAATTGCGAGCAAGTTGCAATGTCTTCTTTTGAAGCTACCGTAGTATTTGACAGAAATACTAATAAGGTAGTTTATATGAATAATCGTGCCAGACAATTATTTAATCTGAATGAAATTCCGTTAGACGAAATTAGGATTCGTAACTTTTGTAGCAGAGCTGACCGTTTCAATGAAAAATCTGCCATTGAGCTTTTTGCATCAATCAATACCAATTATTCTCAAAAATATGATTGGCCGGTTCGTCTGGGTAATATTCGCTGGTTATCAGCTTTTATTAGTATCTATATCGAAAATGAAAATGAGTTTATAGTAGTAACCTACAGAGATAATACTGAGGAGAAGGAAAGTCTGATGAAGCTTGATAGTATAATTGGTTTCAGGGATATGCTGGATAACCTTCTATCATATAACACAATAGTCGCTGCTGATAAAATACCTTGGTTGATAGATAATTCGCTTGCCATGGTTGGTAATTTCTTTCATTGTGATCGAAGTTATGTGTTTCAATATTCTGAAGATTTAAGACTTCATTCTAATATTAATGAGTGGTGTGCTCATGGGATTGAACCCTATATTAATGAATTACAAAATATTCCCAGCAATAAGTTTGCTTATCTCTCCAGGCATCTTTTAAATAAAGAAATTGTTTGTCTAAATGATGTAAATGAATTGCCTGATGAAGCAAAAAATGAAAGGGAGGAGTTTGCGAAAGAAGGAATACAATCGATTTTGTTAATACCATTTATTGAAGGAGAAGAAGTAATTGGTTTCGTTGGATTAGATCATGTTAGAACTTCAAAAATCTGGACAGCTGTAGAAATTTCAAACCTGAAATTGCTAGCCAGGGCATTTGCTAATATGCTTTTGCGTCAAAGAAAGGAAAGGAGGATTAAGGAACAAGAAGAGATGTATAAAACATGGTTTATGGCAGCCAATGATTCCATTGCAATTTTTAAGCATGGCGTATGTATTGATGCAAATCCCAAGTTACTGAAAGATCTGAATTGTTCGCGCGATTATTTAGTGAATAAAAGTTTGGTTGAACTTTCAGCTACTACCCAGTCTAATGAGAAATCACCAACATATATTAATGTATATCATCAGAATGCATTGGAAGGAGCTCCACAATTTTTCGAATGGATTTTAAGGAGACAGGATGGAAGTGATTTTGAAGTTGAAATAAGTTTAAATCGTTTTTCGGATAAAGGAACGGCTCATACTATTGCAATATTTCGTGATATTTCAGGGCATAACCAGCTTGTGAGTAATATTCTGGCTTCAGATTCACATGATATTTCTTTAGAAGTTCAAAAGAAAAGATTGAATGAAGGTGAATTATCGATCCTGGAATTATTCGATATTGACCAACTACAAAAACTGCAGGATGCTTTTTCATTTGCAACAGGTATTTCATCATTGATTACAGATACCAAGGGAAATCCAATAACAAAAATGTCTTTCTCAAACGAAATATGTAAGAAAGTACGAAGTTCTGAAGAAGGAGATAAGATGTGTCAACAAAGTGGACGAGAACTTGGGCAAATGGCAGCAGAACAACTTAAACCTGTATCTAAATCCTGTAGTTCATGTGGATTCATTGATGCTGCTGCTCCCATTATTATTGACGGACATCACCTTGGAAATTGGGCAATTGGACAAGTTCGGCCGAAGGAACTACAAATAGAGAATGTAAAAAAATATACCCGTCAATTAGGCATATCGGATCAGTTTATTGAAAAGGAATTTGCTAACCTGGTTGAGGTGACTCCTTTGCAATTTGATCGAACATTAAAGTTGCTCAATGTTCTCAGTAAGGAATTATCCATACTGGGATATAATAACTTAAAGCTTGCCAAGTCAATTCAGAATCATGTAGCTTTAGAGAAAAAGCTTAGAATGGCTAAGCAAAAAGCAGAAGAGAGTGATCGCTTAAAATCGGCTTTTTTAGCAAATCTATCTCATGAAATCAGGACACCTATGAATGGGATAGTTGGTTTTGCTGAGTTATTACAATATGAAGGTTTAACCCCTGATGATCGGAAAGAATATATTCGTTTGATTCATCAAAGCTCGCGTCAACTGTTGAATATTATTAATGATATTATTGATATCTCTAAGATTGAGTCTGGTCAGATCGAAGTTCATTCTGGCTTTTTCGATCTGAATTCGGTTTTTATAAGTCTCGAATCATTATTTATGCCTAATGCAGATGCAAAGAAAATAAAGCTGCAATTTGTAAATGATGAAAGTGACGAGATGGAAGTGTTTTCCGATGAGGTTAAGTTTAGACAGGTTTTAACAAACCTGATTTCGAATGCAATAAAATTTACAACCTTTGGACATGTTGAATTTGGTTATGAAAGCCTTGAGAATAATAAGGTTCGTATTTTTGTGAGAGATTCTGGAGTAGGCATCGATGCAGATAATGTGGATTTTATTTTTGACCGTTTCTGGCAAGCCAAAGATGCAGATGTCAAGAAGGGTGGGACCGGACTTGGTTTGGCTATCACCAAAGCATATGTTGAACTGTTAGGTGGCCATATTCATGTTGAATCAAAAGTTGATGAAGGAACTGAGTTTAGCTTTGTTCTTCCTCGTGTTTTAAGCTAA
- the rsxA gene encoding electron transport complex subunit RsxA translates to MEFVLLMISAIFVNNIVLSQFLGICPFLGVSKKISTGVGMTGAVTFVMVIATVVTYLLQKYVLDAFGVGYLQTISFILVIAALVQLVEIILKKVSPPLYQALGVFLPLITTNCAILGVAIMTIQKDYDLVHAVVFSASTALGFGLALITFAGIREQLDLMDVPKGMKGTPIALIVAGLLAMAFMGFSGIV, encoded by the coding sequence ATGGAATTTGTATTGTTAATGATTTCGGCCATCTTTGTTAATAACATTGTATTGAGCCAATTCCTTGGAATTTGTCCATTCCTGGGTGTTTCAAAAAAGATATCAACGGGTGTAGGTATGACAGGTGCTGTTACCTTTGTAATGGTTATTGCCACTGTTGTTACATACCTTTTACAGAAATATGTTCTGGATGCGTTTGGGGTTGGATACCTTCAAACCATCTCCTTTATTTTAGTAATTGCAGCCTTAGTACAGTTAGTAGAAATCATCTTAAAAAAAGTGAGCCCTCCATTGTATCAGGCTCTAGGAGTATTTCTGCCTTTAATAACAACTAACTGTGCTATCTTAGGTGTTGCAATTATGACCATTCAGAAAGACTATGACTTAGTTCACGCTGTTGTATTCTCAGCTTCTACTGCACTAGGTTTTGGTTTAGCATTAATTACCTTTGCAGGAATTCGCGAGCAACTGGATTTAATGGATGTACCAAAAGGGATGAAAGGTACCCCAATCGCCTTAATTGTTGCAGGGTTACTTGCCATGGCCTTTATGGGTTTCTCTGGAATTGTTTAA
- the rsxC gene encoding electron transport complex subunit RsxC: MLKTFSLGGVHPEENKFSAGKKIEVLPIPEQVSVPIAQHIGAPSEPVVQKGDEVKVGQLIAKSTGFVSANIHSPVSGKVFKIDDILDASGYKRKAIIINVEGDEWDETINRSDELITEISLSPEEIVKKIGEAGIVGLGGATFPAHVKLSVPPGKKCDILILNAVECEPYLTADHQLMMEKGEEIMVGTQILMTALGVDKAVIGIENNKPDAIAHMSELAKKYNGITVESLKVQYPQGGEKQLIDACIKRQVPSGKLPIEVGAVVQNVGTTYAVYEAIQKNKPLFERVVTVTGKSVTKPSNFMTRVGTPISQLIEAAGGLPEDTGKVIGGGPMMGKALTSIDVPVTKGSSGILIMPEKIATRKPIENCIRCSKCVSVCPMGLSPYLLMTVSDKAIWDRAEEEKIMDCIECGSCSFTCPASRPLLDYIRLGKGKVGQIMRSRTK, from the coding sequence ATGTTAAAAACATTCTCACTTGGAGGGGTTCATCCGGAAGAAAATAAATTCTCTGCCGGTAAAAAGATTGAAGTCTTGCCCATCCCCGAACAAGTTTCGGTTCCTATTGCTCAACATATCGGAGCTCCGTCCGAACCCGTTGTACAAAAAGGCGACGAGGTAAAGGTGGGTCAGTTAATAGCCAAATCAACCGGATTTGTATCAGCCAATATTCATTCTCCTGTATCAGGGAAAGTATTTAAAATTGATGACATACTGGATGCAAGTGGATACAAGCGTAAGGCTATCATCATTAATGTTGAAGGCGATGAATGGGATGAAACCATCAATCGTTCTGATGAACTAATTACAGAAATCTCATTATCTCCTGAAGAAATCGTTAAAAAGATTGGAGAGGCAGGAATAGTTGGTTTGGGAGGTGCAACGTTCCCGGCTCATGTTAAGCTTTCAGTACCTCCGGGTAAAAAATGTGATATTCTGATTTTAAATGCAGTTGAGTGTGAACCTTATCTTACAGCCGACCATCAGTTGATGATGGAAAAAGGTGAAGAGATAATGGTAGGAACTCAAATTTTAATGACGGCTTTAGGAGTTGACAAAGCAGTTATTGGCATCGAAAATAACAAGCCGGACGCCATTGCTCACATGAGCGAACTGGCCAAAAAATATAATGGCATTACAGTCGAATCATTAAAAGTTCAATATCCTCAGGGAGGTGAAAAACAATTGATTGATGCCTGTATCAAACGCCAGGTACCTTCTGGCAAATTGCCTATTGAGGTTGGTGCAGTTGTGCAAAACGTCGGCACAACCTATGCTGTTTACGAAGCTATTCAGAAAAACAAGCCTTTATTTGAGCGAGTGGTTACAGTAACAGGTAAATCGGTTACCAAGCCTTCTAACTTTATGACACGGGTTGGTACACCTATCTCGCAACTAATTGAAGCTGCAGGTGGATTACCTGAAGATACAGGTAAAGTAATTGGTGGCGGACCAATGATGGGAAAGGCACTTACTTCGATTGACGTACCTGTTACCAAAGGAAGTTCAGGTATATTAATAATGCCTGAAAAAATTGCTACCCGCAAACCAATTGAAAACTGTATCCGATGCAGCAAATGTGTTTCTGTTTGTCCAATGGGCTTATCTCCATATTTGTTGATGACTGTTTCGGATAAAGCCATTTGGGACAGAGCAGAGGAAGAAAAAATCATGGACTGCATTGAGTGTGGCTCATGTAGTTTCACCTGCCCTGCCAGCCGACCATTACTTGATTACATTCGTTTAGGAAAAGGCAAAGTTGGTCAAATCATGCGAAGCAGAACAAAATAA
- a CDS encoding lytic transglycosylase domain-containing protein, giving the protein MRANFYTKLLSISSAFIAIVLAFQLFTFSSEPETSKQDEKELSDYAIYSLDIPSYMTFANEAVPIERSDIMESFDRELLVNTYWQSQTVLFIKRANRYFPIIEPILKENGVPDDFKYLSLIESSFMPRAQSPAGAVGFWQFLKSTGAEYGLEINNEIDERYHIEKSTVAACKYLKKMHDHYGSWTLAAAAFNAGRTGINRQLDRQKVENYYDLLLNEETGRYVYRILAIKEILSKPDNYGFHVKSTDLYQPIETKEIEINDKISSFPDFALENNITYKELKDLNPWLRETSLSNPSKKAYSIKLPLKSSEQKEIIVPKDSTQIRS; this is encoded by the coding sequence ATGAGAGCGAATTTTTATACAAAGTTATTATCAATTTCAAGTGCATTTATTGCAATAGTTTTAGCATTTCAATTATTTACATTCTCCTCTGAACCAGAAACATCAAAACAGGATGAGAAGGAATTAAGCGATTATGCTATCTATTCTCTGGACATTCCTTCTTATATGACATTTGCCAATGAAGCTGTGCCCATCGAACGTTCTGATATTATGGAAAGCTTCGACAGAGAATTATTGGTAAATACATACTGGCAATCACAAACAGTATTATTCATCAAAAGAGCCAATAGATATTTCCCAATCATTGAACCTATTCTGAAAGAAAATGGGGTGCCAGATGACTTTAAATATTTATCACTTATTGAAAGTAGTTTTATGCCACGCGCACAATCACCGGCTGGGGCAGTTGGTTTCTGGCAATTCTTAAAAAGTACTGGGGCTGAGTATGGTCTGGAAATTAACAACGAAATTGACGAACGATATCATATTGAGAAATCAACAGTTGCCGCATGCAAATACTTGAAGAAAATGCATGATCATTATGGAAGCTGGACATTAGCTGCTGCAGCATTCAATGCAGGCAGAACTGGTATAAATCGTCAGCTTGATCGTCAGAAAGTAGAAAATTATTACGACCTGCTTTTAAATGAGGAAACCGGTAGATATGTTTATCGCATTTTAGCAATCAAAGAAATTCTTTCGAAACCCGACAACTATGGATTTCATGTTAAAAGCACTGATTTATATCAACCTATAGAAACAAAAGAGATAGAAATCAATGATAAGATTTCAAGTTTCCCGGATTTTGCACTGGAGAATAACATTACATATAAAGAATTGAAAGATTTGAATCCATGGTTACGTGAAACATCTTTGAGTAATCCATCGAAAAAAGCATATTCAATTAAACTGCCTTTAAAAAGTTCAGAGCAAAAAGAAATAATCGTTCCTAAGGACTCGACACAAATTAGAAGTTAA
- a CDS encoding BlaI/MecI/CopY family transcriptional regulator yields MIELTKAEEQVMQYLWNIEKGFLKDIVEQYPEPRPAYTTVSTVVRVLVKKKAIGFNTYGKVNEYFPLLKKKDYTKRFVKTLVSNFFNNSQQQFASFFTKESDLSLSELEELKALIDQQIEQKKQ; encoded by the coding sequence ATGATTGAGTTAACGAAAGCAGAAGAACAGGTTATGCAGTACCTGTGGAATATTGAAAAAGGATTTTTAAAAGATATTGTAGAGCAATATCCTGAACCTCGCCCGGCGTATACTACCGTTTCGACAGTGGTTAGAGTATTGGTAAAGAAAAAAGCCATTGGATTTAACACCTATGGCAAGGTGAACGAATACTTTCCTTTGCTTAAAAAGAAAGACTATACCAAACGTTTTGTAAAAACACTGGTTAGTAACTTTTTCAATAATTCGCAGCAACAATTTGCCTCTTTCTTTACAAAAGAAAGCGATCTCTCTCTTTCGGAATTGGAAGAATTAAAAGCGTTAATTGATCAACAAATTGAACAGAAAAAGCAATGA
- a CDS encoding RnfABCDGE type electron transport complex subunit D: MNTLTVSPSPHVHSGDSVKKNMYGVILALLPALAASLYYFGLGALIVTLAAVISCVFFEWAIQKFLLKTQPSIIDGSAALTGLLLAFNLPTNMPIWIIIIGSLVAIGIGKMSFGGLGNNIFNPALVGRVFLLISFPVQMTSWPEQSKNLTTYLDATTGATPLSIMKEGLANGESVSTLMSKVPSVTELFVGNMGGSAGEIAAVALLIGLIFMLIRKIITWHIPVSVIGTIIIFTGILHLANPEAYAGPLFHILTGGVMLGAIFMATDYVSSPMSKKGMIIFGIGIGFITVIIRIFGAYPEGVSFAILIMNGFVPLIDKYIKPKRFGEVVKTAGK; encoded by the coding sequence ATGAACACGTTAACCGTATCACCTTCACCGCATGTACACAGTGGCGACTCTGTGAAGAAAAACATGTACGGGGTGATTTTAGCCTTGCTTCCGGCGCTGGCAGCCTCGCTCTATTATTTTGGGTTAGGCGCATTGATTGTGACGCTGGCAGCTGTGATTTCATGTGTATTTTTTGAGTGGGCTATTCAAAAGTTTTTATTGAAAACTCAACCATCAATTATAGATGGATCAGCAGCTTTAACCGGACTGCTTTTAGCCTTTAACTTACCTACCAATATGCCAATCTGGATCATTATAATTGGTAGTTTGGTTGCCATCGGTATTGGTAAAATGTCTTTTGGTGGATTAGGAAACAATATTTTTAATCCGGCTTTGGTAGGTCGTGTATTTTTATTGATTTCTTTCCCGGTCCAAATGACATCATGGCCGGAGCAAAGTAAGAACTTAACAACCTATTTAGATGCCACTACCGGTGCAACACCGCTTTCAATTATGAAAGAAGGATTGGCCAATGGCGAATCTGTTAGCACATTAATGTCTAAAGTTCCTTCTGTTACCGAACTCTTTGTTGGAAATATGGGTGGTTCAGCAGGCGAAATAGCAGCAGTTGCACTTTTGATTGGATTGATATTTATGTTGATTCGAAAAATCATAACATGGCATATTCCTGTTTCAGTGATTGGTACTATCATTATTTTCACCGGGATATTGCATTTGGCGAATCCTGAAGCTTATGCCGGTCCTTTGTTTCACATTTTAACGGGTGGTGTAATGCTGGGAGCTATCTTTATGGCTACCGATTATGTTAGTTCTCCCATGTCAAAAAAAGGAATGATAATTTTCGGTATTGGTATTGGATTCATAACAGTTATCATTCGTATTTTCGGAGCCTATCCTGAGGGAGTATCATTTGCGATTCTTATAATGAACGGTTTCGTACCGTTAATTGATAAATACATCAAGCCAAAACGTTTTGGTGAGGTAGTAAAAACAGCAGGTAAATAA
- a CDS encoding electron transport complex subunit E: protein MNQWSNFSKGFFKENAVFTLLLGMCPTLGVTSSASNGLGMGLATTFVLVMSNLVISLIKNLIPDKVRIPAFIVVIATFVTVVQMAMEAYVPALFESLGLFIPLIVVNCIVLGRAESFASKNNPISSIIDGLGMGLGFAMALTILGSVRELLGSGKMFGVSIYPEDYGMLVFVLAPGAFIALGYLIAFINRVKKTA from the coding sequence ATGAATCAGTGGAGTAATTTCTCAAAAGGTTTCTTTAAAGAAAATGCCGTATTTACCTTGCTATTAGGTATGTGTCCGACATTGGGAGTAACCTCTTCGGCATCTAACGGATTAGGAATGGGACTAGCCACTACCTTCGTTTTGGTGATGTCTAACCTTGTGATTTCTTTAATCAAGAATTTAATTCCTGACAAAGTTCGTATTCCTGCTTTCATTGTGGTTATCGCAACCTTTGTAACGGTAGTTCAAATGGCAATGGAAGCTTATGTTCCAGCATTATTCGAATCACTGGGATTGTTTATTCCTCTTATTGTGGTAAACTGTATTGTTTTAGGTCGTGCTGAATCATTTGCATCGAAGAACAATCCTATCTCATCTATTATTGATGGTTTGGGAATGGGACTTGGTTTTGCAATGGCTTTAACCATTTTAGGTTCTGTACGTGAGTTATTGGGCAGTGGTAAAATGTTTGGTGTATCCATCTACCCGGAAGACTATGGTATGCTGGTATTTGTATTGGCTCCAGGAGCATTTATTGCTTTAGGATACCTGATCGCCTTTATTAATCGTGTTAAAAAAACAGCTTAG
- a CDS encoding SoxR reducing system RseC family protein, giving the protein MSELDYIEHEGIVEEANHQHIKVRIVNESACASCHAKGACTTADLQDKLIDVYQTISNISVGQKVMLLGKKSLAPKAVLLAYVFPLVLILATLIIVFYATNNELIAGIFSLLILVPYFTIIYFMRNKLERTFSFTIKHQIN; this is encoded by the coding sequence ATGTCAGAATTGGATTACATAGAACACGAAGGAATTGTTGAAGAAGCTAATCATCAACACATTAAGGTTCGAATAGTTAATGAAAGCGCCTGCGCTTCCTGTCATGCTAAAGGTGCATGCACCACAGCTGATCTTCAGGATAAACTAATCGATGTTTATCAAACTATAAGTAATATATCAGTAGGTCAAAAGGTAATGTTACTAGGCAAGAAATCGCTTGCTCCTAAAGCAGTTTTGCTGGCCTACGTATTTCCTCTTGTTCTGATTTTAGCCACCTTAATAATCGTTTTTTATGCTACCAATAACGAATTGATAGCTGGCATTTTTTCACTCCTGATATTGGTTCCTTATTTTACAATTATCTATTTTATGAGGAACAAACTTGAACGAACATTTTCATTTACAATAAAACATCAAATCAACTAG
- a CDS encoding RnfABCDGE type electron transport complex subunit G, producing the protein MAKTESTLKNMVLTLLVITGIAGASLGSMYELTKEPIAAAKLAKQQAAIKQVVPEFNNNPGEEVFEATSKEGFTLKFFPAKKDGELVGTAIETMTNKGFGGNVRLMIGFKPDGTIINYQVLEHTETPGLGTKMDEWFKTDKGNQSVINKNPGKNKLTVSKDGGEVDAITAATISSRAFLDAVRVAFETYNQNNNNPKADSAPAVEEGGNNESVE; encoded by the coding sequence ATGGCAAAAACAGAATCAACTCTAAAAAACATGGTTCTTACCCTGCTGGTCATTACAGGTATAGCAGGGGCCTCGTTGGGTTCGATGTACGAATTAACGAAAGAGCCTATTGCAGCTGCCAAATTAGCTAAACAGCAGGCAGCTATCAAACAAGTAGTTCCGGAATTCAATAATAATCCAGGAGAAGAAGTATTCGAAGCCACATCAAAAGAAGGCTTTACACTTAAATTCTTTCCTGCGAAAAAAGATGGTGAATTGGTTGGAACAGCCATCGAAACCATGACTAATAAAGGATTTGGTGGAAATGTTCGATTAATGATAGGTTTTAAACCTGATGGTACCATCATTAATTACCAGGTATTGGAACACACGGAAACGCCTGGTTTAGGAACCAAAATGGATGAATGGTTTAAAACGGATAAAGGTAACCAAAGTGTTATCAATAAAAATCCAGGCAAAAACAAATTAACAGTCAGTAAAGATGGTGGTGAAGTAGATGCAATTACTGCTGCTACCATCAGTTCGCGTGCCTTTTTAGATGCGGTACGTGTGGCTTTCGAAACTTATAACCAAAACAATAACAACCCTAAAGCTGATTCGGCTCCTGCGGTTGAGGAAGGAGGTAACAATGAATCAGTGGAGTAA